Part of the Apostichopus japonicus isolate 1M-3 chromosome 18, ASM3797524v1, whole genome shotgun sequence genome, AGAAAAGAAGAACCATAGACTTCATCATGATGGTTTAATAACCTACAGTACTTATCGTTTAATTATCATCTTTATTTATCattgacatgtacagtactctttcttgatgaaataaaaatgcaGAAAAGATAATATTGCCTCAAGAATTTCAGCATTTGCTCCAATTTATTAAATCTTATGTGAATTTATTGAATGAAACGTATAAAAAGGGTGTGATCATACTATGTACAATACTTACATCAGCTGTACCTTTCACTTGTCGAGACTCTAGTCTTTGATTTAACTTCCCTCTTTCATGTTTCACAACTCGAGGATCTTGTTGGCTTGTCCAGCCTaccaaagagagaaaaaaaaattcatcactGCGAGCCTATGCACATTATTCAAGATTAAGATATTATCTTACGAAAAGAGACCTAGAATTAGCAACTTGGGAAAACAGTGAAATGTGTAAACAATGTATGATGGATGTATCTTGGTACATCTGATAGCTAAATTTCATGTTCAATTATAATTTGCTTAAGGTTTTTTTACTTGAACATTCTTTTGCAAGACTACCACATTACAAATTATAATCCTAACCTACCTCCAAGTTTTGCTCGTAGTAGAGCATCACTTATTAGACGGCTGTTCCAGGTACCTAGCTCATTGGACATGGTCGTTTTTTCAAGTTGTGGATCTGGAAGTGAAGCTGGTAGTGATGAAGAAAGAAGTCTAGGCCTAGCATTCTGTGTCAGAGGTGACCCATTTAAGCGACCTATATATCCTCTTTCTCTGTGTTCCAATGTTGTGATTGGTCGTGGGTTGTATGGTGTTACAATATTTGGAGTACTATCAGCCTGCTGTAGATTTGGAATCATTTTCACCCCTGTGTTCCTATCTACATCTCCACCAACTGACACCAAACCAGAAGTCGGATCAATGATGGGCACGTTGTCTCTACCTGGAGCTAAAGTATCACCATTGTACTTAACAAAGCCTCTATTTTGAGGATCCTGAAAGCTATCGACATCAAATCTTCCTCTGCTCTTTGGTAGTTTCATTTGCCTTTGCCTGTAATTTGTAAGTAACTCTTGAACTTTATTTGGTCCTGCGTTGGTATCTGGTAAGAAGTGAAGCCTAAGATCCCCAGTGGGTCTTGGTCGCATCTGCGAAGTTTCTGTCATTTTGAAAGGTATTCAATTTCGCCTAACACTAACAGTTGCACAACAGGACATTGGCTATATCTACAAAATATTTAGCTGTGTTAGATGGCCAAGGTGGATACGGCGATGATATGTTACCAACTCGCTAGGTTACTGGCCAATGCTTAACTTCCGTCGACACAAGCCCAACGTTAGGCTAAGTTAAACATAAAGTAAGGCTTGATCATTGATGGCTACGGAAGCTAAGTGCAGAAAGTTTGACGAAACAGGTATGGCACTCGGCTAAGACTAGAGTTAGCATTAACTTGCAGATGATATATCCACTGAGTTTGGTCGGTCCGTAGCTTAACGTCACTTTAGAACTAAGGGTAAAGTTATTCAGGAAGGCGGTTGATCGTCGTAACGAAGGCGGAGTGACCGACTACAGTTGTTCATGCATGCAGGACGACCATACCAAAACATCCAAACAGCTGGTGCCGGTGATGTCTGTTGCTTAGGAACTGTTACCAAAACATCTCAATGAACGCCGAACGGGTATAAACTCAACCATTCATTCTCGAACCCGGAACTTCCACAAGATACCTATACTATTCGAACTAAGCCATTATTGGTTATATAAGGGGTAATGCATAAGAGCATGGAGACTTTAATCTGATTTTAGAACTACCTGATCTAAATTCACGATGGATTATGCATAATTAcaccatacagtactgtaacatacagtaacatacagttgCTTCACGAGAAGAGTTTGcttattgaaaacaaaagaaatactCTGGTAGACCTAACTAAGTTGTTGATATGCTAAGTGGCCCGCTTCAGATGAATCATTAAAATGTCTACACTCAGCAGGTAAAACAACACTCTGATACGGGGTGTTTTCTCGAAAGTTTGGTGAAACTCTGAATTCAGCTTATGTTGCAAACTAAGTGAAGAATTCAATTCCATAAAATTTAAGgaaaactgagaaaaaaaactgataaaggaaattaaaaaagatcctgctaggatcgaaacgtcagtccCTCTTTTCTTTTTACACATTCTTTTCCAAATCGGTGTTTTAGTACTTGGCGCCACCAAATTCTCCTGAGGCTTGATAAATGTGACACTGATACATGATTTTCTGTCGTCTTTTTATTTTGTGAGGGCGTTATTCAGTTTTAGACTAGataatttaaatgatatttttctttatctgAGGAAATTCAATGAAAGCAGAAGATGCAAGAGCGGATGCTATATGGATTGTGTTTTGGTCTTCAAccagtggcgtcgtgcccattggggcccggggggcacaggccccccccccaattttgtcaaaggtgtcataaaattttgtcataatttttaaaaaaaaagagtttttaaaatcgaaaagtagactaaatagtcaattgctctttgatggtcgttgcggattttccaaACGTCGCTCATGCCTACCAGCTAATTCTCACCCTGCCAGTCACTTCCTGCTCATGCGAGCGCAGCTTTTCGGCGTTAAAGTTTGTGAAGAATTCGTTGCGGACGAGCATGTCCCAAGCACGCCTGAGTGACCTGATGGTGCTGGCCACGCACCCCGACCGCGCGGAAGCGTGCAAGCAGACTGCCATTGACTCATTTTGGAATCTAACTCAGCGACGTTGAATGAAAACAGTGTCAGCAACTGAATTTCTTGTAGGGCCTACGAGAAATGGGGCTTCTGTTGACTGCTTGGTCAATGGTGgttaattgttgatattcagTCAATCGAAACAGTTAAATAATTACTGGTTGAACCAAATGAACCAAATGTGCCATCAACGCTGCCATCgttgaacaatattatatacGTAGTCCCAGAGTAAGTGCAACCCGTCACCTTTGCCAAAGTCAGTcaattttccatgaaaaaaatggcaattttttttaattgttttctaatCCTGTAACACAGTTCGGAAAGCTAAGATAAATGTAATGAACAGAGATTATGGGACTCCATGTGAACTTCTTCTTAAGTAATGCAATCAGTTCGCTAAAAGGTCCACCAGGATAAATTTTCCTCATGATCTGATAGGTAGTttcgaaaaaaatgaataataataatcatttcaaatacagtcacaattaacctggaaaataatcacttcgttatcgcacgttttaccttaggtttcgctactttcgctttttctgcccatgttttcaaa contains:
- the LOC139958904 gene encoding protein SPMIP7-like, which produces MTETSQMRPRPTGDLRLHFLPDTNAGPNKVQELLTNYRQRQMKLPKSRGRFDVDSFQDPQNRGFVKYNGDTLAPGRDNVPIIDPTSGLVSVGGDVDRNTGVKMIPNLQQADSTPNIVTPYNPRPITTLEHRERGYIGRLNGSPLTQNARPRLLSSSLPASLPDPQLEKTTMSNELGTWNSRLISDALLRAKLGGWTSQQDPRVVKHERGKLNQRLESRQVKGTADAIDKVPDWKEKAALRYVYTSSTQRSYEDIDWDMKLPPKVLPPATTLERQADPVSHRYTDNKRYDPRAHYWQSLGRSWDSFQPRDGFHITGPIAFCSVNRRNDQIPCYDGFVGGIGERDHPQRIFLPSTVLRTSIPKYTDTAHRPNIPGYTGCTQVESNLPANVNVPVPAPQTTARTHRYFPLLPEGSPHKRTSQMSKMITLVPPCNPFNKVDPSLRPLEQYS